One window from the genome of Plasmodium reichenowi strain SY57 chromosome 8, whole genome shotgun sequence encodes:
- a CDS encoding hypothetical protein (conserved Plasmodium protein, unknown function~part of same gene as PRSY57_0819100A~gap found within coding sequence), with protein YLNIHKYKESLKLANYIINILQKRKENEEEIKKKVKEKIKNEVQDKVEDNVEDNVEDKIEQELKEKEEEDHLNINNLYIYSTLHNNHLNICENICIYIKSLCYFFQRNYIYYYINMCILLNENLNILKECIEKNSNLYEEEKEKFFESRKCNNKESKKKEKKDIEKDHKEKKKGSKKKIKNENNEMKDIQNEEMDIKKNEVDIKKNEVDIKKNEVDIKKNDVDIKKNKVDIQIEEICNQDERIDIQNEQSENTYNSDKNNNNYNINIYDNTNISRRKDKGKENSSFKNVKTKSEISPCHTENFLLNYIESSENKIPLKDKYMLLFIIYCLKYNIINIVMFIYENRRKLLTDLTINSRLFHHLTIRIFFSIKDYLRCTNLIEEKHEHLNNVDILYIYTQCLYKLKSYEKCIEFMEKYLNLCKYNNVRVKIYLQLNKIYFSLNRYSESKSMIKNSLQIYKTSYAYLDLAYYYLIKKKNFIYAYKILYKANEINIFNTKLWAYFTVVFLHLNMKMQADKSLNNFLKMNMYKKNLIILMMETYKYYGYEKEEKYLLSFLKN; from the exons ATATTTGaacatacataaatataaagagAGTTTAAAATTAGctaattatattataaacattttgcaaaaaagaaaagaaaatgaagaagaaataaaaaaaaaggtaaaggaaaaaataaaaaatgaagtaCAAGATAAAGTAGAGGATAACGTAGAGGATAACGTAGAAGATAAAATAGAACAAGAgttaaaagaaaaagaagaggaagaccatttaaatataaataatttatatatatatagtactttgcataataatcatttgaatatatgcgagaatatatgtatatatattaaaagcctttgttatttttttcaacgtaattatatatactattatataaatatgtgtatacttttaaatgaaaatttaaatatattgaaagAGTGTATAGAAAAGAACTCCAACCTatatgaagaagaaaaggaaaaattttttgaatCCAGAAAATGCaataataaagaaagtaaaaaaaaagagaaaaaagaTATTGAAAAGGATCATaaggagaaaaaaaaaggatccaaaaaaaaaataaaaaatgaaaataatgaaatgaaagatatacaaaatgaagaaatggatataaaaaaaaacgaagtggatataaaaaaaaacgaagtggatataaaaaaaaacgaagtggatattaaaaaaaacgatgtggatataaaaaaaaacaaagtGGATATACAAATTGAAGAAATATGTAATCAAGATGAACGAATAGATATACAAAATGAACAAAGTGAAAACACATATAACAGtgataagaataataataattataacataaatatatatgacaATACCAATATTTCAAGAAGAAAGGATAAAGGTAAGGAAAATtcatcttttaaaaatgtaaaaacGAAATCAGAAATCTCTCCTTGTCACACAGAGAATTTCTTATTGAACTATATCGAAAGTTcagaaaataaaattccactaaaagataaatatatgttgttatttataatatattgtttaaaatataatattattaatattgttatGTTCATATATGAAAATCGAAGAAAACTTTTAACTGACTTAACTATTAACTCTCGTTTATTTCATCATCTGACtataagaatatttttctcAATAAAAG ATTACCTCAGGTGTACTAATTTGATAGAAGAAAAACACGAACACTTAAATAACGtggatatattatacatcTATACAcaatgtttatataaattaaaaagcTATGAAAAGTGTATAGAATTTatggaaaaatatttaaatttatgtaaatataataatgtgagagttaaaatatatctacaattaaataaaatatatttttcattaaataGATATTCAGAAAGTAAGAgtatgataaaaaattcattaCAAATTTATAAGACAAGTTATGCTTATCTAGATTTAGCAtactattatttaattaaaaaaaaaaatttcatctatgcatataaaatattatataaagcAAACGagataaatattttcaataCGAAATTGTGGGCATATTTCACTGTAGTATTTCtacatttaaatatgaag ATGCAAGCTGATAAAagtttaaataattttttaaaaatgaatatgtacaaaaaaaaccttattattcttatgaTGGAGacatacaaatattatggttatgaaaaggaagaaaaatatttattatcatttttaaaaaattaa